A single genomic interval of Dysidea avara chromosome 8, odDysAvar1.4, whole genome shotgun sequence harbors:
- the LOC136264373 gene encoding UPF0489 protein C5orf22 homolog, which translates to MAENVKLRRWPKIPVYVCEDHHEVLPHIYRAIGSRHLPFTGTVLVHFDAHPDLLLPDILADDCYNKEILFETISIGDWILPAVYAGHLSAIIWYKMDWASQIHAGSYTLGVGRHKTSGKLRTTLAEDYFLSELLYSPHEDLDNVHTIPLVVVSFSSNSELDLVPSTKRARIENDKNDSPNEKAIKLLDGAQHWILDIDLDFFSTANPFCDPFTEEQFTFLKHLYHFNNNSNGSEKEKQQTQDNHGIKLDSLKESWIKNKIGIEHPRARNLEELVNKQCISTNKIHLCGLMSDLPHHISSEQEITDTIKQTQKWIGQLPHQPVMVTIARSTDDGYTPGDQVGFIQKHVLDMLNNVFDNQLDVNQCYLDI; encoded by the exons ATGGCAGAAAATGTCAAGTTAAGACGTTGGCCAAAGATACCAGTGTATGTTTGTGAGGATCATCATGAAGTATTACCCCACATTTATCGCGCTATCGGCTCTCGTCATTTACCATTTACTGGAACTGTTCTAGTACATTTTGATGCTCATCCTGATCTGTTACTGCCTGACATACTGGCTGATGACTGCTACAACAAAGAGATTCTGTTTGAGACAATTTCAATTGGAGACTGGATCCTTCCAGCGGTGTATGCTGGTCACCTGTCTGCCATTATCTGGTACAAGATGGACTGGGCTAGTCAAATACATGCTGGTAGCTATACTTTAGGAGTAGGTCGACATAAAACCAGTGGAAAGTTAAG GACCACTCTCGCTGAAGACTATTTTCTCAGTGAATTACTGTATTCACCTCATGAAGACTTGGACAATGTACACACTATTCCATTAGTAGTGGTGTCATTCAGTAGTAACAGTGAGTTGGACCTAGTGCCAAGTACTAAGAGGGCTAGAATTGAGAATGACAAAAATGATTCACCTAATGAGAAAGCAATAAAATTGCTTGATGGTGCTCAACACTGGATATTGGATATTGACTTGGATTTCTTTTCCACTGCTAACCCATTTTGTGATCCATTCACAGAA GAACAATTTACATTTCTCAAACATCTCTACCATTTCAATAACAACTCTAATGGCAGCGAAAAAGAAAAACAA CAAACACAAGACAATCATGGGATAAAGTTAGACAGTCTTAAAGAGAGCTGGATTAAAAACAAGATTGGAATTGAACATCCGAG AGCAAGAAATTTGGAGGAACTTGTGAATAAACAGTGCATAAGTACAAATAAG ATACATTTGTGTGGGCTGATGTCTGACCTTCCTCATCACATCAGTTCAGAGCAAGAGATTACTGATACTATCAAGCAAACACAGAAATGGATAGGACAGTTACCTCACCAGCCAGTGATGGTCACTATTGCACG GTCTACAGATGATGGATACACTCCAGGTGACCAGGTGGGCTTTATTCAGAAACATGTGCTAGATATGCTGAACAATGTATTTGACAACCAACTTGATGTAAATCAATGTTATTTGGATATATGA